The genomic segment CCCGCAGCAGGGCGGCCCGAAAGGCCTGCGGGGTCTGGATCGCCCAGAGCCCGTCGCGGTCCACCGTCGCCGTGACCCAGCCCTCCGCCGCGCGCTTCAGCGTCTCCGCGATGGGCAGGGCCGCGACCGCGGCACCGTGCGCGCGGGCTTCGGCCAGGACACCCGTCACGAGCTCGGGCGTCACGCAGGGCCGGACCCCGTCGTGGACGACGATCCA from the Candidatus Methylomirabilota bacterium genome contains:
- a CDS encoding 2-C-methyl-D-erythritol 4-phosphate cytidylyltransferase — its product is WIVVHDGVRPCVTPELVTGVLAEARAHGAAVAALPIAETLKRAAEGWVTATVDRDGLWAIQTPQAFRAALLREAHRRAAADGLLATDDAALVERLGAPVRVVPGLPGNVKITRPDDLGLARALLWKRKAR